A genome region from Brachymonas denitrificans includes the following:
- a CDS encoding ArsR/SmtB family transcription factor: protein MTAPIIDMGHMQQAAQEATQMLRVLANENRLLLLCQLSQGEKSVGELETLLGIRQPTLSQQLGVLRNEGLVQTRREGKQIIYRVVDERAQRLLETLYGMYCSC from the coding sequence ATGACTGCACCCATCATTGACATGGGCCATATGCAACAGGCGGCTCAAGAGGCTACCCAGATGTTGCGCGTGCTGGCCAATGAAAACCGCCTGCTGCTGCTGTGCCAGCTCAGCCAGGGCGAGAAATCCGTAGGCGAACTGGAAACCCTGCTCGGGATCCGGCAGCCGACCCTGTCCCAGCAACTGGGCGTGTTGCGCAACGAAGGTCTGGTGCAGACGCGCCGGGAGGGCAAGCAGATCATCTACCGCGTGGTGGATGAGCGCGCACAGCGTCTGCTCGAGACGCTGTACGGCATGTACTGCAGCTGCTGA
- a CDS encoding DEAD/DEAH box helicase: MNFEDLQLAPAIVSAVRDLGYETPTPIQVEAIPLVLAGNDLLGGAQTGTGKTAAFTLPMLQRLSEGTPAARGQVRSLVLCPTRELAAQVEESVQQYGKNLKMTSAVIFGGVGMNPQIQRLQKGVDVLVATPGRLLDLHGQGALDLSQVEILVLDEADRMLDMGFIHDVKKVLALLPAQKQSLLFSATFSDEIRDLASRLLHDPKQVQVTPRNTTVQRITQVIHPVGRAKKKALLAHIIQERNWSQVLVFTRTKFGANHVAEYLNKNGITAMALHGNKSQTARTQALAGFKSGDIRALVATDIAARGIDIDDLPHVVNYEIPNISEDYVHRIGRTGRAGASGEAVNLVCMDEEGFMHAIEKFTRQQIPVQFIEGFGPDEGEKAEPIAMGRQTLWGGAGKPPGREVMAAAAKAARQEMMQRIRENKAGKPQGGHRKPVAQAASRAAGHDAETDPADLTDQDNRPAQDGQRPEGQERTRRRRNRFRSGGGGQRSEGQGEGNAPSMQERAPRAPRQNQGQGQGGNRNNNGQRRQGPRHGGGEAQPRSHESAPFRLHDFGVPRSQGNGGQPDPLRTSVDSIRRSNRTSGNKRGGNRGGGGNYGGW, encoded by the coding sequence ATGAATTTTGAAGACCTGCAACTGGCGCCAGCCATTGTTTCTGCTGTGCGCGATCTCGGCTACGAGACGCCGACCCCCATCCAGGTCGAGGCCATTCCCCTCGTCCTCGCCGGCAACGATCTGCTCGGCGGTGCCCAGACCGGCACCGGCAAGACCGCGGCCTTTACCCTGCCCATGCTGCAGCGCCTGAGCGAAGGCACCCCCGCCGCGCGCGGCCAGGTGCGTTCGCTGGTGCTCTGCCCCACGCGTGAACTCGCTGCCCAGGTGGAAGAATCCGTGCAGCAGTACGGCAAGAACCTCAAGATGACGTCTGCCGTGATCTTCGGCGGCGTCGGCATGAACCCGCAAATCCAGCGCCTGCAAAAAGGCGTGGACGTGCTGGTCGCCACCCCCGGCCGTCTGCTCGACCTGCATGGCCAGGGCGCGCTCGACCTGAGCCAGGTCGAAATCCTGGTGCTGGACGAAGCCGACCGCATGCTCGACATGGGCTTCATCCATGACGTGAAGAAGGTGCTGGCCCTGCTGCCGGCGCAAAAACAGAGCCTGCTGTTCTCCGCCACCTTCAGCGACGAGATCCGCGATCTGGCCAGCCGCCTGCTGCATGATCCAAAACAGGTGCAGGTGACGCCGCGCAACACCACGGTGCAGCGCATCACGCAGGTGATCCACCCGGTGGGCCGCGCCAAGAAGAAGGCGCTGCTGGCGCACATCATCCAGGAGCGCAACTGGAGTCAGGTGCTGGTGTTCACCCGCACCAAGTTCGGCGCCAACCACGTGGCCGAATACCTGAACAAGAACGGCATCACCGCCATGGCGCTGCACGGCAACAAGAGCCAGACGGCACGCACGCAGGCCCTGGCCGGCTTCAAGAGCGGCGACATCCGTGCGCTGGTGGCCACCGACATCGCCGCCCGCGGCATCGACATCGACGACCTGCCGCACGTGGTGAACTACGAGATCCCGAATATCTCCGAAGACTATGTGCACCGCATCGGCCGTACCGGTCGCGCCGGCGCCAGCGGCGAAGCCGTCAACCTGGTCTGCATGGACGAGGAAGGCTTCATGCACGCCATCGAGAAATTCACGCGCCAGCAGATTCCGGTGCAGTTCATCGAGGGCTTCGGCCCGGATGAAGGCGAAAAGGCCGAGCCGATCGCCATGGGTCGCCAGACCCTGTGGGGCGGTGCCGGCAAGCCGCCGGGCCGCGAGGTAATGGCTGCCGCCGCCAAGGCCGCGCGCCAGGAGATGATGCAGCGCATCCGCGAGAACAAGGCCGGCAAGCCGCAAGGCGGCCACCGCAAGCCGGTGGCCCAGGCCGCTTCCCGCGCTGCGGGGCATGATGCCGAAACCGATCCGGCCGATCTGACGGACCAGGACAATCGCCCCGCACAGGACGGCCAGCGTCCCGAAGGCCAGGAGCGCACGCGTCGCCGTCGCAACCGCTTCCGCAGCGGTGGTGGTGGCCAGCGCAGCGAGGGCCAGGGCGAAGGCAATGCGCCCTCCATGCAGGAGCGTGCACCGCGCGCGCCGCGCCAGAACCAGGGACAAGGCCAGGGTGGCAACCGCAACAACAACGGCCAGCGTCGTCAGGGCCCGCGCCATGGCGGTGGCGAAGCCCAGCCGCGCAGCCACGAGAGCGCGCCCTTCCGCCTGCACGACTTTGGCGTGCCGCGCAGCCAGGGCAACGGCGGCCAGCCCGATCCGCTGCGCACCAGCGTGGACAGCATCCGCCGCAGCAACCGTACTTCCGGCAACAAGCGCGGCGGCAACCGCGGAGGCGGTGGCAACTACGGCGGCTGGTAA
- the ettA gene encoding energy-dependent translational throttle protein EttA: MAQYVYSMNRVSKIVPPKRQILKDISLSFFPGAKIGVLGLNGSGKSTLLKIMAGIDKEIEGEATPMPGLDIGYLPQEPQLNPEHTVREAVEEAMKEVNDARARLEEIYAAYAEPDADFDALSEEQGKLEAIIAAAGTDSEHQLEIAADALRLPPWEAVIGKLSGGEKRRVALCKLLLSKPDMLLLDEPTNHLDAESVEWLEIFLQRFPGTVVAITHDRYFLDNAAEWILELDRGHGIPYKGNYSTWLEQKEARLEQEQRTEDARTKAMKKELEWARQNPKGRQAKSKARLARFEELSDYEYQKRNETQEIFIPVAERLGTEVIEFTNVSKSFGDRLLIDNLSFKVPAGAIVGIIGPNGAGKSTLFKLVAGLEQPDSGEVKIGKTVQMAFVDQHRDDLANDKTVWEDISGGLDIITVGKFQMPSRAYCGRFNFNGGDQQKKVGMLSGGERGRLHLAKTLMQGGNVLLLDEPSNDLDVETLRALEDALLEFAGSVMVISHDRWFLDRICTHILAAEGDSQWVFFDGNYQEYEADKIKRLGEEGAKPKRVRYKALK, encoded by the coding sequence ATGGCCCAGTACGTCTATTCCATGAATCGCGTCAGCAAGATCGTGCCGCCCAAGCGCCAGATCCTGAAGGACATTTCGCTCAGCTTCTTTCCCGGCGCCAAGATCGGTGTGCTGGGCCTGAACGGCTCGGGCAAGTCCACGCTGCTCAAGATCATGGCCGGCATCGACAAGGAAATCGAAGGCGAAGCCACCCCGATGCCGGGGCTGGACATCGGCTACCTGCCGCAGGAGCCGCAACTCAACCCCGAGCACACCGTGCGCGAGGCGGTGGAAGAGGCGATGAAGGAAGTCAACGACGCCCGCGCCCGCCTGGAAGAAATCTACGCCGCCTATGCCGAGCCGGACGCCGACTTCGACGCGCTGAGTGAAGAACAGGGCAAGCTGGAGGCCATCATTGCCGCGGCCGGCACCGACAGCGAACACCAGCTCGAGATCGCTGCCGACGCACTGCGCCTGCCGCCCTGGGAGGCCGTGATCGGCAAACTCTCCGGTGGTGAAAAACGCCGTGTGGCGCTGTGCAAGCTGCTGCTCTCCAAGCCCGACATGCTGCTGCTGGACGAGCCCACCAACCACCTGGACGCCGAATCGGTGGAGTGGCTGGAAATCTTTCTGCAGCGCTTTCCGGGCACCGTGGTGGCCATCACGCACGACCGCTACTTCCTCGACAACGCCGCCGAGTGGATTCTGGAACTGGACCGCGGCCACGGCATTCCCTACAAGGGCAACTACAGCACCTGGCTGGAGCAGAAGGAAGCGCGTCTGGAACAGGAGCAGCGCACCGAAGACGCCCGCACCAAGGCCATGAAGAAGGAACTGGAATGGGCGCGCCAGAACCCGAAGGGCCGTCAGGCCAAGAGCAAGGCGCGTCTGGCCCGCTTCGAGGAACTGAGTGACTACGAATACCAGAAGCGCAACGAGACGCAGGAAATCTTCATTCCGGTGGCCGAGCGTCTGGGCACCGAGGTGATCGAGTTCACCAATGTGAGCAAGTCCTTTGGCGACCGCCTGCTGATCGACAATCTGAGCTTCAAGGTACCGGCGGGTGCCATCGTCGGCATCATCGGCCCGAACGGCGCGGGCAAGTCCACGCTGTTCAAGCTGGTGGCCGGCCTGGAGCAGCCGGACAGCGGCGAGGTGAAGATCGGCAAGACCGTGCAGATGGCCTTTGTCGACCAGCACCGCGATGACCTGGCCAACGACAAGACCGTGTGGGAAGACATCTCCGGCGGCCTGGACATCATCACCGTGGGCAAGTTCCAGATGCCAAGCCGTGCCTACTGCGGCCGCTTCAACTTCAACGGCGGCGACCAGCAGAAGAAGGTCGGCATGCTGTCCGGTGGTGAGCGTGGCCGCCTGCACCTGGCCAAGACGCTGATGCAGGGCGGCAACGTGCTGCTGCTGGACGAACCCTCCAACGACCTGGACGTGGAAACCCTGCGTGCGCTGGAAGACGCGCTGCTGGAGTTTGCCGGCAGCGTGATGGTAATCAGCCACGACCGCTGGTTCCTGGACCGCATCTGCACGCACATTCTGGCGGCAGAAGGCGATTCGCAGTGGGTATTCTTCGACGGCAACTACCAGGAGTACGAAGCCGACAAGATCAAGCGTCTCGGTGAAGAGGGTGCCAAGCCCAAGCGTGTGCGTTACAAGGCGCTGAAGTAA
- a CDS encoding class I SAM-dependent methyltransferase, with the protein MDTTAIRPHRIEPLVAAADALEAIPSTLRIPLAGRALGDRMFPQMAVHDRYAAATLAAIGDDGSRWVGDCYSMWGVLARTRYIREQAQRFMRDYPKAHFVNIGCGLSQYFQWLDNGSTRMTDADLPEVVALRDRLLPPLNARQQTVTVDLTAEDWWRQLRLPRRQGQPLFLLLEGVSMYLSAGQMRGVLDTIGAYAPAGSLLVLDAFSVLATGSAFWHPSLRNTGASIKWGLKRADELEQAHERFCLIDSMDIMAGYDWANAMCSAGFTFMAGMPFYAMYVLSVE; encoded by the coding sequence ATGGATACAACAGCCATTCGGCCGCATCGGATCGAGCCGCTGGTGGCGGCTGCCGATGCTCTAGAGGCCATTCCCTCCACCTTGCGCATTCCACTGGCCGGGCGCGCCCTGGGCGACCGGATGTTCCCGCAAATGGCCGTGCACGATCGTTACGCCGCCGCCACGCTGGCTGCCATTGGCGATGACGGCAGCCGCTGGGTCGGCGATTGCTACAGCATGTGGGGCGTGCTGGCCCGCACGCGCTATATCCGCGAGCAGGCGCAGCGCTTCATGCGCGACTATCCGAAAGCGCACTTCGTCAACATCGGTTGCGGGCTGAGCCAGTATTTCCAGTGGCTGGACAACGGCAGCACGCGCATGACGGATGCCGACCTGCCCGAAGTGGTGGCCTTGCGTGACCGCTTGCTGCCTCCGCTCAACGCACGCCAGCAGACCGTCACGGTGGACCTGACGGCCGAGGACTGGTGGCGCCAGTTGCGCCTGCCGCGTCGCCAGGGCCAGCCGCTGTTCCTGCTGCTGGAAGGCGTGAGCATGTACCTGTCCGCCGGACAGATGCGCGGCGTGCTGGACACCATCGGTGCCTATGCGCCCGCCGGCTCGCTGCTGGTGCTGGATGCCTTCAGCGTGCTGGCGACCGGCAGCGCCTTCTGGCATCCCTCGCTGCGCAACACGGGCGCCAGCATCAAGTGGGGCCTCAAGCGCGCGGACGAACTGGAGCAGGCGCACGAGCGCTTCTGCCTGATCGACAGCATGGACATCATGGCTGGCTACGACTGGGCCAATGCCATGTGCAGCGCCGGATTCACCTTCATGGCGGGCATGCCGTTCTATGCGATGTATGTGCTGAGCGTGGAATAA
- a CDS encoding RidA family protein — protein sequence MSDVYAQLTALDITLPPVAVPAAAYVPFVQTGNLIFLSGHIAKRDGQVWTGQLGKDMDTATGAQAARAVAVDLLGTLQAATGDLNRIKRVVKVMSLVNSTPEYTEQHLVTNGCSELIGQVFGNTIGAHARSAFGVAQLPLGACVEIEMIVEV from the coding sequence ATGTCCGACGTCTACGCCCAGCTCACCGCCCTCGACATCACCCTGCCCCCGGTCGCCGTGCCGGCCGCCGCCTACGTGCCCTTCGTGCAGACCGGTAACCTGATCTTCCTGAGCGGCCATATCGCCAAGCGGGACGGCCAGGTCTGGACCGGCCAGCTCGGCAAGGACATGGACACCGCCACCGGCGCCCAGGCCGCGCGTGCCGTCGCGGTAGACCTGCTCGGCACCCTGCAGGCCGCCACCGGCGACCTCAACCGCATCAAGCGCGTCGTCAAGGTGATGAGCCTGGTCAATTCCACGCCCGAATACACCGAGCAGCACCTGGTCACCAATGGCTGCAGCGAACTGATCGGACAGGTGTTCGGCAACACCATCGGCGCCCACGCGCGCAGCGCCTTCGGCGTGGCGCAGCTGCCGCTGGGAGCCTGCGTCGAGATCGAGATGATCGTCGAGGTGTAA
- a CDS encoding transglutaminase family protein produces MLLRITHQTRYGYTPAVQHAQHMAWLQPVSTPWQQLLDFQLQADPAPASMDTSTDVFGNQRCHFSIEQPHEALTVTARSLVQTAAPPIRFSHATCAQVREQFAYRAGQQFSQAAEFLYPSPYVAREPAFVDYAAPSLSPDRCLFEACIELTARIHADFRYDPHSTDLHTPALTALEQRCGVCQDFAHIMLACLRGLGLPARYVSGYLLTQPPPGQPRLIGADASHAWVSVFLPDAHGEQALDAGGIQQHGLWCDFDPTNNRFGWGTPGEDYVTVAIGRDFGDVTPLRGVLHGGGHGHTLDVGVTVEPV; encoded by the coding sequence ATGCTGCTCCGCATCACCCACCAGACCCGCTACGGCTACACCCCCGCCGTGCAGCACGCCCAGCACATGGCCTGGCTGCAACCGGTCAGCACGCCCTGGCAGCAATTGCTGGATTTCCAGCTGCAGGCCGATCCCGCCCCCGCCAGCATGGACACCAGCACCGACGTGTTCGGCAACCAGCGCTGCCACTTCTCCATCGAGCAGCCGCACGAGGCGCTCACAGTCACCGCGCGCAGCCTGGTACAGACGGCAGCGCCCCCCATCCGCTTCAGCCACGCCACCTGCGCGCAGGTGCGCGAGCAGTTCGCCTACCGCGCCGGCCAGCAATTCAGCCAGGCTGCAGAGTTTCTCTACCCCTCGCCCTACGTCGCCCGCGAGCCGGCCTTTGTCGACTATGCTGCCCCCTCGCTCAGCCCCGACCGTTGCCTGTTCGAGGCGTGCATTGAACTGACCGCACGCATCCATGCCGATTTCCGCTACGACCCGCACAGCACCGACCTGCACACCCCGGCCCTCACCGCGCTGGAGCAGCGCTGCGGCGTCTGCCAGGATTTTGCGCACATCATGCTCGCCTGCCTGCGCGGACTGGGCCTGCCGGCCCGCTACGTCAGCGGCTATCTGCTCACGCAACCGCCGCCCGGCCAGCCCCGTCTGATCGGCGCCGACGCCTCGCATGCCTGGGTCTCGGTCTTCCTGCCGGATGCCCATGGCGAACAGGCGCTGGATGCGGGCGGCATCCAGCAGCACGGCCTGTGGTGCGATTTCGACCCCACCAACAACCGCTTCGGCTGGGGCACGCCCGGAGAAGACTACGTCACCGTCGCGATCGGCCGCGACTTCGGCGATGTCACGCCCCTGCGCGGCGTGCTGCACGGCGGCGGTCATGGCCACACGCTGGACGTCGGCGTGACGGTAGAGCCCGTCTGA
- a CDS encoding circularly permuted type 2 ATP-grasp protein gives MIGTSAPFNPPAPPTAGDCGSSPVPATPAGFDQSAAAPSHFDELRGSASSDTPLPLTPDWQRFFSALPDASPAALDLHQARLQRLIRDNGISYTAQGKMPATLRPWELNLFPLLLRHEEWQHLAAGIRQRMQLLEQVMADVYGPQTLMQQGWLPPALIQGHPGYLRPMHGIVQQRYLHIAAFDLIRDHAGLWWLMAQRTQAPSGLGYLIENRHVMRQLFPEGFNQLKVATITEAYRSFLDTLRQQCQPLVEDGAAPTLVLLTPGAHSKTWFEQAYLARYLGLTLVQGHDLTVRGNKLYLKTLHGLVRVHGMLRRVDDSWMDPLELRPESREGIPGLLQAMRASQVIVANSPGSSFLESPALQGFLAPLARHVLGEPLAIPALPTWWCGEAAVRTGAEQQLHDYAIKPTYSGSELHDSFPTRLGRELDAEELEQLRNDMRNQGDDFTLQHYAPLSQMPAWVHSENRQEGYPAMRSLVLRLFALSDGEGWRVLPGGMARLAAGDDSIMSMQNGGSSADVWVTGSINPAIAQPPRDHASEPERIVSRTAENLFWLGRYTERAENAVRLQLLTLDSLQQLDRPGPALRHWLRQLLLDQQLVSSETPADLPDEQLARELMRQWQDRGCAAQGNIASMARTAAELRGQLPHQHWHLVQEAETHMRALRTDNGEQPGHSPMDLASQLHQLSHAMAAVTGVQLDRLQRDAGWQLLMLGRWIERLSFVAGALLPASTSGTPLDGQTAATLTALFDQHLQQPRMQSFGPPAAEAWHTLTGSTRHPRSLRWVLEQISITLQALPPLPFSPAMPDSVPLAQQIDSLQASLQQAASAPSDSSHLLRQCIQLAMMLTDDITRTYFHPADPATHSVGA, from the coding sequence ATGATTGGGACATCCGCGCCGTTCAACCCGCCCGCCCCGCCTACTGCCGGAGACTGCGGCAGCAGCCCCGTGCCCGCTACGCCCGCCGGCTTCGATCAGAGCGCCGCCGCACCAAGCCACTTCGACGAACTCCGGGGCTCGGCATCCTCCGATACCCCCTTGCCGCTCACGCCGGACTGGCAGCGCTTTTTCAGTGCCTTGCCCGATGCGAGCCCCGCAGCGCTGGACCTGCACCAGGCCCGTCTGCAGCGTCTGATCCGCGACAACGGCATCAGCTATACCGCCCAGGGCAAAATGCCCGCCACCCTGCGACCCTGGGAACTGAACCTGTTCCCCCTGCTGCTGCGTCACGAAGAATGGCAGCACCTGGCCGCCGGCATCCGGCAGCGCATGCAGCTGCTGGAGCAGGTGATGGCCGATGTCTACGGCCCGCAGACCCTGATGCAGCAAGGCTGGCTGCCCCCGGCGCTGATCCAGGGCCACCCCGGCTATCTGCGCCCCATGCACGGCATCGTCCAGCAGCGCTATCTGCACATCGCCGCCTTCGACCTGATCCGCGACCACGCCGGCTTGTGGTGGCTGATGGCGCAGCGGACGCAGGCCCCCTCCGGCTTGGGTTATCTGATTGAAAATCGCCATGTAATGCGCCAATTGTTCCCGGAAGGGTTCAATCAGCTCAAGGTAGCGACAATCACAGAAGCCTATCGCAGCTTCCTCGACACCTTGCGGCAGCAGTGCCAGCCCCTGGTGGAAGACGGTGCAGCGCCTACCCTGGTCCTGCTTACTCCCGGCGCCCACAGCAAGACCTGGTTCGAGCAGGCCTATCTGGCCCGTTATCTGGGATTGACACTGGTGCAGGGTCACGACCTGACCGTGCGCGGCAACAAGCTCTACCTCAAGACCCTGCACGGACTGGTGCGCGTGCATGGCATGCTGCGTCGCGTGGACGACAGCTGGATGGACCCGCTGGAACTCCGTCCCGAATCACGCGAGGGCATCCCCGGCCTGCTGCAGGCCATGCGTGCCAGCCAGGTCATCGTGGCCAACAGCCCGGGCAGCAGCTTTCTGGAATCCCCCGCCCTGCAGGGCTTCCTGGCACCACTGGCGCGCCATGTGCTGGGCGAACCGCTTGCCATCCCCGCCCTGCCTACCTGGTGGTGTGGCGAGGCAGCCGTGCGCACCGGCGCCGAACAGCAGCTGCACGATTACGCCATCAAGCCAACCTATTCGGGCAGTGAGCTGCATGACAGTTTCCCCACGCGCCTGGGCCGCGAACTCGACGCCGAGGAACTTGAGCAACTCCGGAACGACATGCGTAACCAGGGCGACGATTTCACCCTGCAACATTACGCCCCCCTGTCGCAGATGCCAGCCTGGGTCCACAGCGAGAATCGGCAAGAGGGATATCCGGCGATGCGCTCCCTGGTGCTGCGCCTGTTCGCCCTGAGCGACGGCGAGGGCTGGCGTGTGCTGCCGGGCGGCATGGCCCGGCTGGCGGCTGGCGATGATTCCATCATGTCGATGCAAAATGGCGGCAGCAGCGCCGACGTCTGGGTCACTGGAAGCATCAACCCCGCCATCGCGCAGCCACCCCGGGATCACGCAAGCGAACCGGAGCGCATCGTGAGCCGCACGGCCGAAAACCTGTTCTGGCTTGGCCGCTACACCGAACGCGCAGAAAACGCCGTACGCCTGCAACTGCTCACGCTCGACAGTCTGCAGCAACTCGACCGTCCCGGACCTGCCCTGCGCCATTGGCTGCGGCAGCTGCTGCTGGACCAGCAGCTCGTCAGCAGCGAAACTCCTGCGGATCTGCCGGACGAACAGCTGGCCCGCGAACTGATGCGCCAGTGGCAGGACCGGGGCTGCGCCGCACAAGGCAATATCGCGTCAATGGCACGCACCGCCGCCGAGCTGCGCGGGCAACTGCCCCACCAGCACTGGCATCTGGTGCAGGAAGCCGAAACGCACATGCGAGCCTTGCGCACCGACAACGGCGAACAGCCAGGCCACTCCCCCATGGATCTGGCCAGCCAGCTGCACCAGCTCAGCCACGCCATGGCGGCCGTCACCGGCGTACAGCTCGACCGCCTACAGCGCGATGCCGGCTGGCAACTGCTGATGCTGGGCCGCTGGATCGAGCGCCTGAGCTTCGTGGCCGGCGCACTGCTGCCAGCCAGCACCTCCGGCACCCCGCTGGACGGCCAGACGGCCGCCACCCTGACGGCGCTGTTCGACCAGCACCTGCAGCAGCCCCGCATGCAGTCGTTCGGCCCACCGGCGGCAGAAGCCTGGCACACCCTGACCGGCAGTACGCGCCATCCCCGCTCGCTGCGCTGGGTGCTGGAGCAGATCAGCATCACGCTGCAGGCCTTGCCGCCATTGCCTTTTTCACCGGCGATGCCCGACAGTGTCCCGCTCGCGCAGCAGATCGACTCCCTGCAGGCCAGCCTGCAGCAAGCTGCCAGCGCCCCGTCCGATTCGTCGCACCTCCTGCGCCAGTGCATCCAGCTGGCCATGATGCTCACGGACGACATCACACGCACCTATTTCCACCCGGCCGACCCCGCCACCCACAGCGTGGGCGCCTGA